From a single Nostoc edaphicum CCNP1411 genomic region:
- the leuC gene encoding 3-isopropylmalate dehydratase large subunit — protein MSKGTLFDKVWDLHTVGTLPSGLTQLFIGLHLIHEVTSPQAFAMLRERGLKVLFPQRTVATVDHIVPTENQARPFADTLAEEMIQALENNCQENNITFYNIGSGSQGIVHVIAPELGLTQPGMTIACGDSHTSSHGAFGAIAFGIGTSQVRDVLASQTLALSKLKVRKIEVNGTLNPGVYAKDVILHIIRTLGVKGGVGYGYEFAGTTFEQMNMEERMTVCNMAIEGGARCGYVNPDQVTYDYLKGRDFAPKGGDWDKAVAWWDSIKSDADAQYDDVVVFDAAEISPTVTWGITPGQGIGVNQSVPQPEELLEEDRFIAEEAYRYMDLYPGQPIKGTKIDVCFIGSCTNGRISDLREAAKIAKGRHVAEGIKAFVVPGSERVKEEAEAEGLDKIFQEAGFEWREPGCSMCLAMNPDKLQGRQISASSSNRNFKGRQGSSSGRTLLMSPAMVATAAIKGEVSDVRELL, from the coding sequence ATGAGCAAAGGTACCCTGTTTGACAAAGTTTGGGACTTACACACCGTTGGTACACTTCCCTCAGGGCTGACACAACTATTTATTGGGCTTCACCTAATTCATGAAGTCACCAGTCCCCAGGCCTTTGCTATGTTACGCGAGAGGGGTCTAAAAGTACTGTTTCCACAGCGGACTGTCGCCACGGTCGATCATATTGTGCCGACAGAAAACCAGGCGCGTCCCTTTGCCGATACCTTGGCAGAGGAAATGATTCAGGCGCTCGAAAATAACTGTCAAGAAAATAACATAACTTTTTACAATATTGGCTCTGGTAGTCAGGGTATAGTTCACGTCATCGCTCCAGAACTTGGGCTAACCCAACCAGGAATGACGATCGCTTGTGGAGATAGCCACACTTCCAGTCATGGGGCATTTGGTGCGATCGCATTTGGTATCGGTACTAGCCAAGTCCGGGATGTTCTCGCTTCCCAAACTCTCGCCCTTTCCAAACTGAAAGTCCGCAAAATCGAAGTTAACGGCACTCTCAACCCAGGAGTTTATGCCAAAGATGTCATCCTGCATATCATTCGCACCCTTGGCGTGAAAGGTGGTGTGGGTTATGGCTACGAATTTGCAGGGACGACATTTGAACAAATGAATATGGAAGAGAGGATGACTGTCTGCAATATGGCGATCGAAGGCGGTGCACGTTGCGGCTATGTCAATCCCGATCAAGTCACCTACGATTACCTTAAAGGCAGAGATTTTGCTCCCAAAGGTGGAGATTGGGATAAAGCAGTAGCTTGGTGGGATTCCATCAAGAGTGATGCTGATGCCCAATACGATGATGTGGTGGTATTCGACGCTGCGGAAATTTCTCCTACCGTCACCTGGGGGATTACTCCCGGTCAAGGTATCGGCGTCAACCAGTCAGTACCTCAACCAGAAGAACTGCTAGAAGAAGACCGATTTATTGCCGAAGAAGCTTACCGTTACATGGATTTATATCCTGGTCAACCGATCAAGGGTACTAAAATAGATGTCTGCTTTATTGGTAGTTGCACCAACGGTAGAATTAGCGATTTGCGAGAAGCTGCGAAAATCGCCAAAGGTCGCCACGTTGCAGAGGGAATCAAAGCCTTTGTTGTCCCTGGTTCTGAACGGGTGAAGGAAGAGGCGGAAGCTGAAGGACTAGATAAAATCTTTCAGGAAGCTGGATTTGAATGGCGTGAACCAGGATGTTCTATGTGCCTAGCCATGAACCCCGATAAGCTGCAAGGAAGACAAATCAGCGCCTCTTCCTCCAACCGCAACTTTAAAGGCAGACAGGGTTCCTCCTCTGGCCGCACATTATTAATGAGTCCGGCGATGGTCGCTACAGCTGCGATTAAAGGCGAAGTCTCTGACGTGCGTGAGTTGTTGTAA
- the leuD gene encoding 3-isopropylmalate dehydratase small subunit codes for MVSEVKTVSGRGIPLVGNDIDTDRIIPARYLKAVTFDGLGEGAFIDDRTALKGEHAFDQPQYKGANILIVNRNFGCGSSREHAPQAIAKWGIQALIGESFAEIFFGNCVAMGIPCLTADAVTVKQLQELVAANPQAGVTVNLETLQVQIGDYTAPVAIGEGTRSTFISGTWDACGQLVANAAQVKATAAKLPYVGWGNLVAS; via the coding sequence ATGGTGAGTGAAGTTAAAACAGTTTCAGGGCGCGGTATACCCTTAGTGGGCAATGATATAGATACCGATCGCATTATTCCCGCGCGATATTTGAAAGCCGTTACCTTTGATGGGTTAGGCGAAGGCGCGTTTATTGATGACCGGACAGCACTTAAAGGTGAACATGCCTTTGACCAACCCCAATACAAAGGGGCGAATATTTTAATAGTCAACCGTAACTTTGGCTGTGGTTCATCACGGGAACATGCACCCCAAGCGATCGCAAAATGGGGAATCCAAGCTTTAATCGGTGAAAGCTTCGCAGAAATCTTTTTCGGTAACTGTGTGGCAATGGGCATACCTTGTCTGACAGCTGATGCTGTTACTGTTAAACAACTGCAAGAGTTAGTCGCTGCCAATCCTCAAGCTGGCGTGACAGTAAATTTGGAAACCTTACAAGTGCAAATTGGTGATTACACAGCCCCAGTTGCGATCGGTGAAGGGACAAGAAGCACATTTATTTCTGGAACTTGGGACGCTTGCGGTCAATTGGTGGCGAATGCCGCCCAAGTTAAAGCAACGGCTGCAAAATTACCCTACGTCGGTTGGGGCAATTTAGTCGCGAGTTAA
- a CDS encoding P-loop NTPase fold protein — MPIDLREFYQASDPSRTLFVNNSSDGKYYIDFSSVRGGDILGKLKQKITFFKPNEPTCTLFTGHIGCGKSTELLRLQAELEKLGFHVVYFESSDDLEMTDVDIADVLLAIARRVSQSLDKITLESPNKFNELLQGAWKVLNSEVTAGKVKLPVVGDVGLSADKEKLSLSVGIGEITAKMKNDPTLREKLNQYLAPQKTKLLEAINQELLEPAIAKLKQQGKNGLVVIVDNLDRIDNRAKPWGRPQQEYLFVDQGEFLTKLNCHLIYTMPLSLKFSNDYGMLTQRFPEDPKVLPMVPVQWSDGSVHTQGMALMQQMVLARAFPDLTPEERLSKVTEIFDSAASLERLCKMSGGHVRDVLRLLNTWIMEEMSLPLTRETLEQVIRSRRNEIMLPISEVEWQLLRHVKERKKVSDDHGYQKLIRSRFVFEYRDSGESWFDVNPVLAEAKELQ; from the coding sequence ATGCCCATAGATTTACGGGAATTTTATCAGGCTAGCGATCCCAGCAGAACTCTGTTTGTCAACAATAGCTCTGATGGCAAATATTACATAGATTTTTCCTCGGTACGAGGTGGTGATATTCTGGGCAAGCTGAAGCAGAAAATTACTTTTTTTAAGCCAAATGAACCCACTTGCACTTTATTTACTGGGCATATTGGTTGTGGGAAATCGACAGAACTATTACGGTTACAGGCAGAACTGGAAAAGTTAGGTTTCCATGTGGTCTATTTTGAGTCCAGTGACGACCTGGAAATGACCGATGTCGATATTGCTGATGTGCTGCTAGCGATCGCTCGTCGTGTAAGTCAAAGTCTTGATAAAATTACTCTGGAGTCACCTAACAAATTTAATGAGTTGCTGCAAGGTGCTTGGAAGGTCTTAAACTCCGAGGTGACAGCGGGAAAAGTTAAGCTTCCGGTGGTTGGTGATGTCGGTTTATCCGCAGATAAAGAAAAGTTGTCTCTGTCTGTGGGCATTGGTGAAATCACCGCGAAGATGAAAAATGACCCAACACTGCGAGAAAAACTCAATCAGTATTTAGCACCGCAGAAAACGAAACTGCTGGAAGCGATTAATCAAGAATTATTGGAACCTGCGATCGCTAAACTCAAACAGCAAGGTAAAAATGGTCTGGTGGTAATTGTCGATAATCTTGACCGCATAGATAATCGTGCCAAACCTTGGGGTCGTCCGCAGCAAGAATATTTATTTGTCGATCAGGGTGAGTTTTTGACGAAGCTGAATTGTCATCTCATCTACACCATGCCCTTATCTTTGAAGTTTTCCAATGATTACGGAATGCTAACCCAGCGTTTCCCAGAAGATCCCAAGGTGTTACCAATGGTACCTGTACAATGGTCTGATGGCAGTGTTCATACACAGGGAATGGCACTCATGCAGCAGATGGTACTAGCTAGAGCTTTTCCTGACTTGACACCAGAGGAGCGTTTAAGTAAAGTTACCGAAATTTTTGATAGTGCTGCTAGCCTAGAACGCTTATGTAAAATGAGCGGTGGTCATGTGCGAGATGTGTTAAGGCTGCTGAATACCTGGATTATGGAAGAGATGAGTCTTCCCTTAACCCGTGAAACCTTAGAGCAAGTGATTCGTTCTCGGCGGAATGAAATTATGTTGCCGATTTCTGAGGTTGAGTGGCAATTGTTACGTCACGTCAAGGAAAGAAAAAAGGTGAGTGATGACCACGGATATCAAAAACTGATTCGCAGTCGGTTTGTGTTTGAATATCGGGATAGTGGCGAGTCTTGGTTTGATGTTAATCCGGTTTTGGCAGAAGCGAAGGAGTTGCAGTGA